Proteins encoded in a region of the Panicum hallii strain FIL2 chromosome 3, PHallii_v3.1, whole genome shotgun sequence genome:
- the LOC112883959 gene encoding cation/calcium exchanger 1-like isoform X2, which translates to MAFLHRLLKCRRNAAAAVASASFLVLVLVFSVLLAATRHDDSPAIAAPSLPGEEEPGASCEAALRPLLDDAARCRYLSSPRHPPCAPAGYVDYLRLFYCGFGRAPWLGGAALALWLLVLFYLLGDTASQYFCASLEGLSEALRLPPAIAGVTLLSLGNGAPDVLSSVVAFAAGGGGAGDVGLSSVLGGALFVSTVVAGVVAIVVAGRRGDAAVAIERRGFVRDVCFLLVALCYLVAVLLTGTVTVWAAASFLSLYAAYVLLVWTSHCCAAAAEDDELGDGKKPAAAANHSDLAAPLLVDGDAPPPLPVSCKATTPPPQKTLSQRALDALHSPLYLPRRLTIPDIAAHRWSKRYAVASALLAPVLLAAISYPSIPAVLLSAAVAGAVLAAAAAHATASAAPPETRCGRIPWLAGGFLMSVLWSYMLARELVALLVAIGLVAGVKASLLGATVLAWGNSLGDLVADVALAVHGGAGGAQTAVSGCYAGPAFNTVVGLGLSLTLAAGARYPRAYAVPADASAYQAAGFLVAALVWALVVLPARGMRLDRVLGVGLLVVYLGFLAVRLGSLGASGS; encoded by the exons ATGGCGTTCCTGCACAGGCTCCTCAAGTGCCGGCgcaatgccgccgccgccgtcgcgagCGCCTCCTTCCTGGTGCTCGTGCTCGTCTTCTCCGTCCTCCTGGCCGCCACGCGGCACGACGATTCTCCCGCGATCGCGGCGCCTTCCTTGCCGGGCGAAGAGGAGCCGGGGGCGAGCTGCGAGGCGGCGCTGCGGCCGCTGCTGGACGACGCCGCGCGGTGCCGGTACCTGTCGTCGCCGCGGCACCCGCCGTGCGCGCCGGCCGGGTACGTCGACTACCTGCGCCTCTTCTACTGCGGCTTCGGGCGCGCGCCGTGGctgggcggcgcggcgctggcGCTGTGGCTGCTCGTGCTCTTCTACCTCCTCGGCGACACGGCGTCGCAGTACTTCTGCGCGTCGCTGGAGGGGCTCTCGGAGGCGCTGCGGCTGCCGCCGGCCATCGCGGGCGTCACGCTCCTGTCGCTCGGGAACGGCGCGCCCGACGTGCTCTCCAGCGTCGTCGCGttcgcggccggcggcggcggcgccggggacgTCGGGCTCAGCAGCGTGCTCGGCGGCGCGCTGTTCGTGTCCACGGTCGTGGCCGGCGTGGTCGCCATCGTCGTGGCGGGAAGGCGAGGGGACGCCGCCGTCGCGATCGAGCGTCGCGGGTTCGTGCGCGACGTGTGCTTCCTCCTGGTGGCGCTGTGCTACCTCGTGGCCGTCCTGCTCACTGGCACCGTCACCGTCTGGGCCGCCGCGTCGTTCCTCTCCCTGTACGCCGCCTACGTCCTCCTTGTCTGGACCTCCCactgctgcgcggccgccgcGGAGGACGATGAGCTGGGAGACGGCAAGAAGCCCGCTGCAGCTGCTAATCATTCCGACCTCGCCGCCCCTCTCCTCGTtgacggcgacgcgccgcctccgctcccCGTCTCCTGCAAGGCTactacgccgccgccgcagAAAACCTTGTCCCAGCGCGCCCTGGACGCGCTCCACTCGCCGCTGTACCTCCCGCGCCGGCTCACGATCCCGGACATCGCCGCGCACCGGTGGTCCAAGCGCTACGCCGTGGCCTCGGCGCTCCTCGCGCCGGTCCTCCTGGCCGCCATCTCCTACCCCTCCATCCCCGCCGTCCTCCTCtccgcggcggtggcgggggccgtcctcgcggccgccgcggcccacgccacggcctccgccgccccgccggagACCCGGTGCGGCCGCATCCCCtggctcgccggcgggttccTGATGTCCGTGCTCTGGTCCTACATGCTTGCGCGCGAGCTCGTGGCGCTGCTGGTCGCGATCGGCCTCGTCGCGGGCGTGAAGGCGAGCCTGCTGGGCGCGACGGTGCTGGCGTGGGGCAACTCGCTGGGGGACCTGGTGGCGGACGTGGCCCTGGCCGTGCACGGGGGCGCCGGGGGCGCGCAGACGGCGGTGTCAGGGTGCTACGCGGGCCCGGCGTTCAACACGGTGGTGGGTCTGGGCCTCTCGCTGACGCTGGCTGCCGGGGCCCGGTACCCGCGGGCGTACGCGGTCCCGGCGGACGCGTCGGCGTACCAGGCGGCGGGATTCCTCGTGGCGGCGCTGGTTTGGGCGCTGGTGGTGCTGCCCGCGCGCGGGATGCGGCTGGACAGG GTGCTCGGGGTGGGCCTGCTCGTCGTCTACCTCGGCTTCCTCGCCGTCAGGCTGGGCTCGCTCGGAGCGTCGGGATCATGA
- the LOC112883959 gene encoding cation/calcium exchanger 1-like isoform X1 codes for MAFLHRLLKCRRNAAAAVASASFLVLVLVFSVLLAATRHDDSPAIAAPSLPGEEEPGASCEAALRPLLDDAARCRYLSSPRHPPCAPAGYVDYLRLFYCGFGRAPWLGGAALALWLLVLFYLLGDTASQYFCASLEGLSEALRLPPAIAGVTLLSLGNGAPDVLSSVVAFAAGGGGAGDVGLSSVLGGALFVSTVVAGVVAIVVAGRRGDAAVAIERRGFVRDVCFLLVALCYLVAVLLTGTVTVWAAASFLSLYAAYVLLVWTSHCCAAAAEDDELGDGKKPAAAANHSDLAAPLLVDGDAPPPLPVSCKATTPPPQKTLSQRALDALHSPLYLPRRLTIPDIAAHRWSKRYAVASALLAPVLLAAISYPSIPAVLLSAAVAGAVLAAAAAHATASAAPPETRCGRIPWLAGGFLMSVLWSYMLARELVALLVAIGLVAGVKASLLGATVLAWGNSLGDLVADVALAVHGGAGGAQTAVSGCYAGPAFNTVVGLGLSLTLAAGARYPRAYAVPADASAYQAAGFLVAALVWALVVLPARGMRLDRVLGVGLLVVYLGFLAVRLGSLGASGS; via the coding sequence ATGGCGTTCCTGCACAGGCTCCTCAAGTGCCGGCgcaatgccgccgccgccgtcgcgagCGCCTCCTTCCTGGTGCTCGTGCTCGTCTTCTCCGTCCTCCTGGCCGCCACGCGGCACGACGATTCTCCCGCGATCGCGGCGCCTTCCTTGCCGGGCGAAGAGGAGCCGGGGGCGAGCTGCGAGGCGGCGCTGCGGCCGCTGCTGGACGACGCCGCGCGGTGCCGGTACCTGTCGTCGCCGCGGCACCCGCCGTGCGCGCCGGCCGGGTACGTCGACTACCTGCGCCTCTTCTACTGCGGCTTCGGGCGCGCGCCGTGGctgggcggcgcggcgctggcGCTGTGGCTGCTCGTGCTCTTCTACCTCCTCGGCGACACGGCGTCGCAGTACTTCTGCGCGTCGCTGGAGGGGCTCTCGGAGGCGCTGCGGCTGCCGCCGGCCATCGCGGGCGTCACGCTCCTGTCGCTCGGGAACGGCGCGCCCGACGTGCTCTCCAGCGTCGTCGCGttcgcggccggcggcggcggcgccggggacgTCGGGCTCAGCAGCGTGCTCGGCGGCGCGCTGTTCGTGTCCACGGTCGTGGCCGGCGTGGTCGCCATCGTCGTGGCGGGAAGGCGAGGGGACGCCGCCGTCGCGATCGAGCGTCGCGGGTTCGTGCGCGACGTGTGCTTCCTCCTGGTGGCGCTGTGCTACCTCGTGGCCGTCCTGCTCACTGGCACCGTCACCGTCTGGGCCGCCGCGTCGTTCCTCTCCCTGTACGCCGCCTACGTCCTCCTTGTCTGGACCTCCCactgctgcgcggccgccgcGGAGGACGATGAGCTGGGAGACGGCAAGAAGCCCGCTGCAGCTGCTAATCATTCCGACCTCGCCGCCCCTCTCCTCGTtgacggcgacgcgccgcctccgctcccCGTCTCCTGCAAGGCTactacgccgccgccgcagAAAACCTTGTCCCAGCGCGCCCTGGACGCGCTCCACTCGCCGCTGTACCTCCCGCGCCGGCTCACGATCCCGGACATCGCCGCGCACCGGTGGTCCAAGCGCTACGCCGTGGCCTCGGCGCTCCTCGCGCCGGTCCTCCTGGCCGCCATCTCCTACCCCTCCATCCCCGCCGTCCTCCTCtccgcggcggtggcgggggccgtcctcgcggccgccgcggcccacgccacggcctccgccgccccgccggagACCCGGTGCGGCCGCATCCCCtggctcgccggcgggttccTGATGTCCGTGCTCTGGTCCTACATGCTTGCGCGCGAGCTCGTGGCGCTGCTGGTCGCGATCGGCCTCGTCGCGGGCGTGAAGGCGAGCCTGCTGGGCGCGACGGTGCTGGCGTGGGGCAACTCGCTGGGGGACCTGGTGGCGGACGTGGCCCTGGCCGTGCACGGGGGCGCCGGGGGCGCGCAGACGGCGGTGTCAGGGTGCTACGCGGGCCCGGCGTTCAACACGGTGGTGGGTCTGGGCCTCTCGCTGACGCTGGCTGCCGGGGCCCGGTACCCGCGGGCGTACGCGGTCCCGGCGGACGCGTCGGCGTACCAGGCGGCGGGATTCCTCGTGGCGGCGCTGGTTTGGGCGCTGGTGGTGCTGCCCGCGCGCGGGATGCGGCTGGACAGGGTGCTCGGGGTGGGCCTGCTCGTCGTCTACCTCGGCTTCCTCGCCGTCAGGCTGGGCTCGCTCGGAGCGTCGGGATCATGA
- the LOC112888054 gene encoding uncharacterized protein C57A10.07 — protein MSGPGFGPGSPRSFRYSARGGGGDFDLESGVSRKARRPKTPHLEPSVAMRARHFYEAHPVAVAAALLSAGLAVLVLLSVHETRARAARPGGGAWAEEYPLPGLRNLVMVAGHSVYTSASCGGTDREESWFLEPYQRHPGQAATFVAHIKEGVDVAARDEGALLLFSGGETRKDAGPRSEAQSYWAIAESKGWFGNDGSVRSRALTEEHARDSFENLLFSVCRFRELTGRYPQNITVISYDFKEERFAQLHRTALGFPEGRFFFLGTPATPAAREAALKGEAAVRAQFLEDPYGCLGSLHVKRLKRDPFHRTIPYPDGCPELKSLFSYCGSVPFSGHLPWTE, from the exons ATGAGCGGCCCGGGGTTCGGTCCGGGGAGCCCCAGGTCCTTCCGCTACTCCgccagaggcggcggcggcgacttcGACCTCGAGTCCGGGGTCTCCCGCAAGGCCCGCAGGCCCAAGACCCCGCACCTCGAGCCCTCCGTCGCGATGCGGGCCCGCCACTTCTACGAGGCGCACCCCgtggccgtcgccgccgccctgctCTCCGCGGGCCTCGCCGTCCTGGTCCTCCTCTCCGTGCACGAGACCCGGGCCCGGGCGGCGaggcccggcggcggcgcgtgggccGAGGAGTACCCGCTCCCgggtctccggaacctcgtcaTGGTGGCCGGCCACTCGGTCTACACCAGCGCGAGCTGCGGGGGGACCGACCGCGAGGAGTCCTGGTTCCTGGAGCCGTACCAGAGGCACCCGGGCCAGGCGGCCACGTTCGTCGCGCACATCAAGGAGGGCGTGGACGTTGCGGCGAGGGACGAGGGCGCGCTGCTCTTGTTCAGCGGCGGCGAGACGAGGAAGGATGCCGGGCCGAGGAGCGAGGCGCAGAGCTATTGGGCGATCGCCGAGTCCAAAGGCTGGTTCG GGAATGATGGGAGTGTAAGGAGCCGGGCACTCACCGAGGAGCATGCCCGAGATAGTTTTGAAAACCTCCTGTTTAGTGTTTGCCGTTTCAGAGAACTCACTGGAAGATACCCGCAAAACATAACA GTCATAAGCTATGACTTCAAGGAGGAACGGTTTGCGCAACTGCACAGAACCGCACTCGGATTCCCAGAAGGAAGATTtttcttcttaggtaccccagcAACACCTGCCGCAAGGGAGGCCGCTCTGAAAGGTGAAGCTGCCGTCAGGGCTCAGTTCCTGGAAGATCCATATGGATGCCTAGGCTCTCTCCATGTGAAGAGGCTCAAGAGGGACCCATTTCACCGAACCATTCCATACCCTGATGGTTGCCCGGAGTTGAAGAGCCTGTTCTCCTATTGTGGCTCAGTGCCTTTCTCTGGGCACCTCCCTTGGACAGAATAG